The Vibrio echinoideorum genome includes a region encoding these proteins:
- the ftsH gene encoding ATP-dependent zinc metalloprotease FtsH, with amino-acid sequence MAKNLILWLVIAVVLMSVFQSFGPGESNGRAVDYTTFVQEVGQGQIQDAQFNNSEITFTRRGGGSKYVTYMPVYDQKLLDDLINQNVKVQGTPPEEQSLLGTIFISWFPMILLIGVWIFFMRQMQGGGGGKGAMSFGKSKARMMSEEQIKTMFADVAGCDEAKEDVKELVDYLRDPSRFQKLGGKIPTGILLVGPPGTGKTLLAKAIAGEAKVPFFTISGSDFVEMFVGVGASRVRDMFEQAKKAAPCIIFIDEIDAVGRQRGAGVGGGHDEREQTLNQMLVEMDGFEGNEGIIVIAATNRPDVLDPALLRPGRFDRQVVVGLPDVRGREQILKVHMRKVPLSGDVEPSLIARGTPGFSGADLANLVNEAALFAARGNKRNVSMVEFELAKDKIMMGAERRSMVLTEETKESTAYHEAGHAIVGRLVPEHDPVYKVSIIPRGRALGVTMYLPEQDRVSMNRQHLESMISSLYGGRLAEELIYGSDKVSTGASNDIERATDIARKMVTQWGFSEKLGPLLYAEEEGEVFLGRGMSKAKHVSDETTRLIDEEIRILIDRNYARAKQILEDNMDLMHSMKDALMKYETIDAGQIDDLMDRKTEIREPAGWGEQVKAEPVKEEAKPEAEVKSEEQAKAEPEAEESKVEDVKSESDDTQNKDS; translated from the coding sequence ATGGCAAAAAATTTAATTCTGTGGCTTGTTATCGCGGTTGTGTTGATGTCGGTATTCCAGAGCTTTGGCCCTGGGGAAAGTAACGGCAGAGCAGTAGATTACACCACGTTTGTACAGGAAGTTGGCCAAGGCCAGATTCAAGACGCACAGTTCAATAACAGCGAAATTACTTTCACACGTCGTGGCGGTGGTTCTAAGTATGTAACTTACATGCCTGTTTATGATCAAAAGCTACTTGATGACTTAATTAATCAAAACGTAAAAGTTCAGGGTACACCACCTGAAGAGCAGAGCCTGCTTGGCACTATCTTCATCTCTTGGTTCCCAATGATCTTACTGATTGGTGTGTGGATTTTCTTCATGCGTCAAATGCAAGGCGGCGGCGGCGGTAAAGGCGCGATGTCTTTCGGTAAGAGTAAAGCTCGAATGATGAGCGAAGAACAAATCAAAACGATGTTTGCTGATGTTGCTGGTTGTGACGAAGCAAAAGAAGACGTTAAAGAGCTTGTTGATTATCTTCGTGACCCAAGTCGTTTCCAAAAGCTAGGTGGTAAGATCCCGACAGGTATCCTGTTGGTTGGTCCTCCTGGTACTGGTAAAACATTGCTTGCAAAAGCGATTGCCGGTGAAGCGAAAGTACCGTTCTTTACTATCTCAGGTTCTGACTTTGTTGAAATGTTTGTTGGTGTCGGTGCATCTCGTGTGCGTGACATGTTCGAACAAGCGAAGAAAGCAGCACCTTGTATTATCTTTATCGATGAAATCGATGCTGTTGGTCGTCAGCGTGGCGCTGGTGTTGGTGGTGGTCACGATGAGCGTGAACAAACACTAAACCAAATGCTGGTTGAGATGGATGGTTTCGAAGGTAACGAAGGTATTATCGTTATCGCTGCGACTAACCGTCCAGACGTACTTGACCCAGCATTGCTTCGTCCAGGCCGTTTTGACCGTCAAGTAGTGGTTGGTCTACCGGATGTACGTGGTCGTGAACAGATTCTTAAAGTACACATGCGTAAGGTTCCACTATCAGGTGATGTTGAACCATCTCTGATTGCTCGTGGTACACCAGGTTTCTCTGGTGCAGACCTTGCGAACCTTGTGAACGAAGCCGCTCTATTCGCTGCTCGCGGTAACAAGCGCAATGTTTCTATGGTTGAGTTTGAATTAGCGAAAGACAAAATTATGATGGGTGCTGAGCGCCGTTCAATGGTTCTAACTGAAGAAACGAAAGAATCGACGGCTTACCATGAAGCTGGTCATGCAATTGTTGGTCGTTTAGTGCCTGAGCACGATCCAGTGTACAAAGTATCTATCATCCCTCGTGGTCGAGCGCTTGGTGTTACTATGTATTTACCAGAACAAGATCGTGTAAGTATGAACCGTCAACACCTAGAATCGATGATTTCTAGCCTATACGGTGGTCGTCTTGCTGAGGAATTGATTTACGGTTCAGACAAGGTATCGACAGGTGCATCAAACGATATTGAACGTGCCACTGATATTGCTCGTAAGATGGTGACTCAATGGGGCTTCTCTGAAAAACTAGGCCCTCTTCTTTATGCAGAAGAAGAAGGTGAAGTTTTCTTAGGTCGCGGAATGAGCAAAGCTAAACACGTATCGGATGAAACCACTCGACTTATCGATGAAGAGATTCGTATCTTAATTGATCGTAATTACGCTCGAGCGAAACAAATACTCGAAGACAATATGGATTTAATGCACTCAATGAAAGATGCATTAATGAAGTATGAAACGATTGATGCGGGTCAAATTGATGATTTGATGGATCGTAAAACCGAGATCCGTGAGCCTGCTGGTTGGGGTGAACAAGTAAAAGCAGAACCTGTAAAGGAAGAAGCCAAGCCTGAAGCTGAAGTTAAATCTGAAGAACAAGCTAAAGCCGAACCAGAAGCTGAAGAGTCGAAAGTTGAAGACGTTAAATCTGAATCAGATGATACTCAAAACAAAGATTCTTAA
- the folP gene encoding dihydropteroate synthase, protein MILKANNKTLVLDRPHVMGILNVTPDSFSDGGEFSSLDNALLRAERMIQAGVSIIDIGGESTRPGAPEVTLEEELSRVIPAIKAIRAKFDVWISIDTSKAEVMRQAVEVGADLINDVRALQEPGALEAAANADVPVCLMHMKGQPRTMQANPSYDDVLTDVEGFLKERVEACETVGISKEKLILDPGFGFGKTIEHNYHLLAQLDKFHKLGLPILAGMSRKSMIFKLLDKAPADCMVASVTCATIAAMKGAQIIRVHDVEDTLEAMKIIEVMNNNH, encoded by the coding sequence ATGATATTAAAAGCAAACAATAAAACGCTCGTTTTAGACCGCCCACATGTAATGGGTATCCTCAATGTCACCCCTGATTCTTTTTCTGATGGTGGGGAATTCAGTTCATTAGATAATGCCTTACTGCGAGCTGAACGAATGATTCAAGCTGGCGTTAGCATTATTGACATTGGTGGCGAATCGACCCGTCCTGGTGCTCCGGAAGTTACCTTAGAAGAAGAGCTATCCCGAGTGATTCCTGCGATTAAAGCAATTCGTGCTAAGTTTGATGTCTGGATCTCTATTGATACCAGTAAAGCGGAAGTGATGCGCCAAGCTGTTGAGGTCGGCGCAGATCTGATCAATGATGTGCGCGCTTTACAAGAGCCCGGAGCCTTAGAAGCTGCCGCAAATGCTGATGTTCCTGTTTGCCTGATGCACATGAAAGGCCAACCAAGAACCATGCAAGCTAACCCAAGTTACGATGATGTGCTAACAGATGTGGAAGGCTTTTTGAAAGAAAGAGTTGAAGCTTGTGAAACTGTAGGTATCTCTAAAGAGAAACTGATTCTTGACCCCGGTTTTGGTTTTGGTAAAACCATTGAACACAATTACCACCTATTAGCACAACTTGATAAATTTCATAAGCTTGGGTTGCCAATTTTAGCTGGGATGTCGAGAAAATCGATGATCTTTAAGCTGTTGGACAAAGCACCGGCTGACTGCATGGTAGCAAGTGTCACTTGCGCCACGATCGCCGCAATGAAAGGTGCCCAAATTATTCGCGTCCACGATGTTGAAGATACGTTGGAAGCGATGAAAATAATCGAAGTGATGAATAACAATCACTAA
- the glmM gene encoding phosphoglucosamine mutase, which translates to MSDKRRYFGTDGVRGKVGQYPITPDFVLKLGWAAGRVLAKQGTKKVIIGKDTRISGYMLESALEAGLAAAGLQATFTGPMPTPAVAYLTQTFRAEAGIVISASHNPYYDNGIKFFSSEGTKLSDEIELAIEAELDKDIECVESSALGKAVRLNDAAGRYIEFCKSTFPHKMTLAGMKIVVDCAHGATYHIAPAVFKELGAEVIAMGVEPNGTNINHEVGATDVRALQVKVVEEKAALGLGFDGDGDRIIMVDELGNKVDGDQIAYIIARDALRRGELKGGVVGTLMTNLGMENGLKQLGIPFVRAAVGDRYVMEQLQAKGWKIGAENSGHVILLDKVTTGDAIVAALQVLASVVDSEMTLNELSQGMTLYPQVLENIRFSGDSNPLEAEAVKAAVVEVEADLGDKGRVLLRKSGTEPLLRVMVEGEDAELVQASALKIADAVKANC; encoded by the coding sequence ATGTCTGATAAAAGACGTTACTTCGGCACAGATGGTGTGCGTGGCAAAGTAGGCCAGTACCCGATTACACCTGATTTTGTTCTGAAGCTTGGCTGGGCCGCGGGCCGTGTTCTTGCGAAACAAGGCACGAAGAAAGTGATTATTGGCAAGGATACTCGTATCTCAGGCTACATGCTGGAATCTGCGTTAGAAGCCGGTCTTGCTGCTGCTGGTCTTCAGGCTACTTTTACTGGCCCGATGCCAACACCTGCTGTTGCTTACCTAACACAAACATTTCGTGCGGAAGCCGGGATCGTTATCTCTGCGTCGCATAACCCATATTACGATAACGGCATCAAGTTCTTCTCTTCTGAAGGTACTAAATTGTCAGATGAAATTGAATTGGCTATCGAAGCGGAATTAGACAAAGATATCGAGTGCGTGGAATCTTCAGCATTAGGTAAAGCCGTACGTTTAAATGATGCAGCAGGCCGTTATATTGAATTTTGTAAAAGTACATTCCCACACAAAATGACGTTAGCGGGAATGAAGATTGTTGTCGATTGTGCACATGGCGCAACTTACCACATTGCTCCTGCTGTATTTAAAGAGTTGGGTGCAGAAGTGATTGCTATGGGCGTTGAACCTAATGGTACTAATATTAACCACGAAGTAGGCGCGACAGATGTACGTGCTCTGCAAGTGAAAGTCGTTGAAGAAAAAGCAGCATTAGGTCTTGGCTTTGATGGTGACGGTGACCGCATCATTATGGTTGATGAGTTAGGTAACAAGGTTGATGGCGACCAAATCGCTTATATCATTGCTCGTGATGCATTACGTCGTGGTGAATTGAAAGGCGGTGTTGTTGGTACATTAATGACGAACCTTGGTATGGAAAACGGGCTTAAGCAATTGGGTATTCCATTTGTTCGTGCCGCTGTTGGTGACCGTTATGTTATGGAACAACTGCAGGCTAAAGGTTGGAAGATCGGTGCTGAAAACTCTGGTCACGTTATTCTATTGGACAAAGTAACGACGGGCGATGCAATTGTTGCTGCGCTTCAAGTGCTGGCTTCAGTCGTTGATAGTGAAATGACACTAAACGAACTTTCTCAAGGTATGACTTTATACCCTCAAGTTCTAGAAAACATTCGTTTCAGTGGTGATTCAAACCCACTAGAAGCAGAAGCAGTTAAAGCTGCCGTTGTTGAAGTAGAAGCTGATCTTGGTGATAAAGGCCGTGTGCTATTACGTAAGTCTGGCACTGAGCCATTACTGCGTGTGATGGTAGAAGGTGAAGATGCAGAGCTTGTTCAAGCGTCGGCACTTAAGATTGCAGATGCGGTAAAAGCGAACTGTTAA
- the secG gene encoding preprotein translocase subunit SecG encodes MFTVLLVIYLLAALGVIGLVLIQQGKGADMGASFGAGASNTVFGAGGSGNFLTRMTAVFATTFFILSLVLGNMSTHKTESQWIDPTQGQVIQQADDAVSEVPAQGDEIPQ; translated from the coding sequence ATGTTTACAGTTCTACTTGTGATTTACCTGTTGGCAGCGCTTGGTGTAATTGGCCTAGTGTTGATTCAACAAGGTAAAGGCGCAGATATGGGAGCCTCTTTCGGTGCTGGCGCTTCAAACACTGTGTTTGGTGCTGGTGGCTCAGGAAATTTCCTTACCCGAATGACTGCAGTTTTTGCAACTACATTTTTTATTCTTAGCTTAGTGCTTGGTAATATGTCTACACATAAAACTGAGTCACAATGGATTGACCCGACTCAAGGTCAGGTAATTCAGCAAGCTGATGATGCAGTGAGTGAAGTTCCGGCGCAAGGCGACGAAATTCCACAATAA
- the rimP gene encoding ribosome maturation factor RimP, whose product MTGLERQLTEMLDAPVAASGYELVGLEFIRAGEHSTLRIYIDSPNGINVDDCSEVSHQVSAVMDVEDPISVAYHLEVSSPGLERPLFKAEHYQQFIGHEVSIVLKMAVGNRRKWKGDIQSIEGETVKVLVEGQEEEFVLSNIAKANLIPKF is encoded by the coding sequence ATGACTGGTTTAGAAAGACAACTTACTGAAATGCTTGACGCTCCAGTAGCAGCATCAGGTTATGAGTTAGTTGGATTAGAATTTATTCGTGCTGGTGAGCACTCAACGCTACGTATTTACATCGATTCACCAAATGGTATCAATGTAGATGATTGCTCTGAAGTTAGTCACCAAGTAAGTGCCGTAATGGACGTTGAAGATCCAATTTCAGTGGCTTATCACCTTGAAGTGTCTTCACCAGGTTTAGAGAGACCACTGTTCAAAGCAGAGCATTACCAACAATTTATTGGTCACGAGGTAAGCATCGTTTTGAAAATGGCTGTCGGCAACCGTCGTAAATGGAAAGGTGATATCCAATCTATTGAAGGCGAGACAGTAAAAGTATTGGTTGAAGGACAAGAAGAAGAATTCGTCCTTAGCAATATTGCGAAAGCTAACCTGATCCCTAAATTTTAG
- the nusA gene encoding transcription termination factor NusA yields the protein MNKEILAVVEAVSNEKAVPRERIFEALEIALATATKKKSELEIEVRVEIDRKTGNFETFRRWEAVEEVEFPTKEISIEAAKYDDPEIELGGFIEDDIESVTFDRITTQTAKQVIVQKVREAERAQIVEQFIDNEGELVTGAVKKVNRDTVILDLGNNAEAVILRDDQLPRENFRPGDRVRGLLYAVKPEARGFQLFVTRSKPEMLAELFRVEVPEIGEELIELKGAARDAGSRAKIAVKTNDRRIDPVGACVGMRGARVQAVSNDLGGERIDIVLWDDNPAQFVINAMAPADVASIIVDEDAHSMDIAVEADNLAQAIGRSGQNVRLASQLTGWELNVMTVADLQKKHQEEAVASIENFMKHLDIEEDFAQLLVEEGFSTLEEVAYVPVNELLEVDGLDEGIVEELRGRAKDALTTLALAKEEAFDGVEPAEDLLALEGLEREMAYKLAAKGVATLEDLADQGVDELEGIEDLTTERAGELIMAARNICWFGDEE from the coding sequence ATGAACAAAGAAATTTTGGCGGTAGTAGAAGCTGTTTCTAATGAGAAAGCAGTTCCTCGTGAGCGTATTTTTGAAGCGCTTGAAATCGCGCTTGCAACGGCAACAAAAAAGAAAAGCGAACTAGAAATTGAAGTTCGTGTTGAGATTGACCGTAAAACGGGTAATTTCGAAACTTTCCGCCGTTGGGAAGCTGTTGAGGAAGTTGAATTCCCAACAAAAGAAATCTCTATTGAAGCTGCAAAGTACGATGACCCAGAGATCGAACTTGGCGGTTTCATCGAAGATGATATCGAATCAGTAACGTTTGACCGTATTACGACTCAAACGGCTAAGCAAGTTATCGTACAAAAAGTACGTGAAGCTGAACGCGCTCAAATCGTTGAACAGTTTATTGATAACGAAGGCGAGCTAGTCACTGGCGCAGTTAAGAAAGTTAACCGTGATACCGTTATTCTAGACCTAGGTAACAACGCTGAAGCAGTAATCCTTCGTGATGATCAACTTCCTCGTGAAAACTTCCGTCCAGGTGACCGTGTTCGTGGCCTTCTATACGCAGTTAAACCAGAAGCTCGTGGTTTCCAGCTTTTCGTTACTCGTTCTAAGCCTGAAATGCTAGCTGAGCTATTCCGTGTTGAAGTACCTGAAATTGGCGAAGAGCTAATCGAACTTAAAGGTGCTGCACGTGACGCGGGTTCTCGTGCTAAAATCGCTGTTAAAACAAACGATAGACGTATTGACCCAGTTGGTGCGTGTGTTGGTATGCGTGGTGCACGTGTACAAGCGGTTTCTAACGATCTTGGCGGTGAGCGTATTGATATCGTTCTTTGGGACGATAACCCGGCTCAGTTCGTAATCAACGCAATGGCTCCTGCTGATGTTGCTTCTATCATCGTTGATGAAGACGCACACTCTATGGATATCGCTGTTGAAGCGGACAACCTAGCACAAGCGATCGGCCGTAGTGGTCAAAACGTACGTCTAGCATCTCAACTTACTGGTTGGGAACTAAACGTAATGACGGTTGCTGACCTTCAGAAGAAACACCAAGAAGAAGCAGTTGCTTCTATTGAAAACTTCATGAAGCACCTAGACATCGAAGAAGACTTTGCTCAACTGCTTGTTGAAGAAGGTTTCTCTACGCTAGAAGAAGTCGCTTACGTACCAGTAAACGAACTACTTGAAGTAGATGGTCTAGATGAAGGTATCGTTGAAGAATTACGTGGCCGTGCAAAAGATGCACTAACTACTCTCGCGCTAGCGAAAGAAGAAGCTTTCGACGGTGTTGAACCTGCTGAAGATTTGCTAGCACTTGAAGGCCTAGAGCGTGAAATGGCTTACAAACTAGCGGCAAAAGGCGTGGCAACATTGGAAGACCTAGCTGACCAAGGCGTTGATGAACTAGAAGGCATTGAAGACCTAACTACAGAGCGTGCGGGCGAGCTAATTATGGCTGCGCGTAACATCTGTTGGTTCGGCGACGAAGAATAA
- the infB gene encoding translation initiation factor IF-2 — protein sequence MTQLTVKALSEEIGTPVDRLIEQLADAGMKKTDSDQVTDSEKQSLLTHLKKEHGDTSGEAEPTRLTLQRKTRSTLSVAAGGGKSKDVQVEVRKKRTYVKRSTIEDEAKREAEEVANREAEENAQRDAEEQAKRDAAEKAQREVEEKVTREADAKRDAEEKTQRAQAEKAKKDMNSKNADANAQAKKEADELKARQEQEATRKAEAEAAKLVEEARKLAEENQERWSEEEKKKKEQEKSADYHVTTSTYAREAEDAADKKDEKAPRRRKKKPAPATQPSNNRGGRNQRGRGGKGKLAKPTSMQQGFDKSATVAKSDVAIGETIVVSELANKMSVKATEVIKVMMKMGAMATINQVIDQETAQLVAEEMGHKVILRKENELEEAVLADRDNDAVAEGRAPVVTIMGHVDHGKTSTLDYIRKAHVASGEAGGITQHIGAYHVDTDNGMITFLDTPGHAAFTAMRARGAQATDIVVLVVAADDGVMPQTIEAIQHAKAAGVPLIVAVNKIDKEGANPDNVKNELAQYDVIPEEWGGENIFVHISAKQGTNIDGLLEAILLQSEVLELTAIKEGMASGVVVESRLDKGRGPVATVLVQSGTLNKGDIVLCGQEYGRVRAMRDENGQDIETAGPSIPVEILGLSGVPASGDEATVVRDERKAREVANYRQGKFRDVKLARQQKAKLENMFANMTAGEVAELNVVLKADVQGSVEAIADSLLKLSTDEVKVNIVGSGVGGITETDATLAAASNAIILGFNVRADATARGTVQNENLDLRYYSIIYQLIDEVKQAMGGMLAPEFRQEIIGLAQVRDVFKSPKIGAIAGCIVTEGIIKRNNPIRVLRENVVIYEGELESLRRFKDDVQEVKNGYECGVGVKNYNDVRVGDQIEVFEIVEVQRTLD from the coding sequence ATGACACAATTAACAGTTAAAGCACTGAGTGAAGAGATTGGTACGCCAGTTGACCGCTTAATTGAACAACTTGCTGATGCAGGCATGAAGAAAACAGATTCGGATCAAGTTACTGATTCAGAGAAGCAATCATTGCTAACGCACCTTAAAAAGGAGCATGGCGATACTTCTGGTGAAGCAGAACCGACTCGTTTAACTCTTCAGCGCAAAACCCGCAGCACGTTAAGTGTTGCTGCTGGAGGCGGTAAGAGTAAGGATGTTCAAGTAGAGGTACGTAAAAAGCGTACGTACGTGAAGCGCAGCACTATTGAAGATGAAGCGAAACGTGAAGCTGAGGAAGTAGCTAATCGTGAAGCGGAAGAGAATGCACAACGCGATGCTGAAGAGCAAGCGAAACGTGATGCTGCAGAGAAAGCACAGCGCGAAGTCGAAGAAAAAGTAACACGTGAAGCGGATGCAAAACGTGATGCTGAAGAGAAGACTCAACGCGCACAAGCTGAAAAGGCTAAAAAAGACATGAATTCAAAAAATGCAGACGCTAACGCACAAGCGAAAAAAGAAGCGGATGAACTAAAAGCTCGTCAAGAGCAAGAAGCAACTCGTAAAGCAGAAGCTGAAGCAGCTAAGCTTGTTGAAGAGGCTCGTAAGTTAGCAGAAGAGAACCAAGAACGTTGGTCTGAAGAAGAGAAGAAGAAGAAAGAGCAAGAGAAATCTGCGGATTACCATGTGACTACTTCTACTTACGCTCGTGAAGCAGAAGATGCGGCTGATAAAAAAGATGAGAAAGCTCCTCGTCGTCGCAAGAAGAAACCTGCTCCAGCAACTCAACCTAGCAATAACCGTGGTGGTCGTAACCAACGTGGTCGTGGCGGTAAAGGTAAGCTTGCTAAACCAACTTCAATGCAGCAAGGCTTTGATAAGTCAGCGACTGTTGCTAAATCTGACGTTGCTATCGGTGAGACTATTGTTGTTTCTGAACTGGCTAACAAAATGTCAGTTAAAGCAACTGAAGTTATCAAAGTAATGATGAAGATGGGCGCTATGGCGACTATCAACCAAGTGATTGACCAAGAAACAGCACAACTTGTTGCTGAAGAAATGGGTCACAAGGTAATCCTACGTAAAGAAAACGAACTTGAAGAAGCAGTACTAGCTGACCGTGATAACGATGCAGTTGCTGAAGGTCGTGCTCCTGTTGTTACTATCATGGGTCACGTTGACCACGGTAAAACTTCAACACTTGACTACATTCGTAAAGCACACGTTGCTTCTGGCGAAGCTGGCGGTATCACGCAGCACATTGGTGCTTACCACGTAGATACTGACAACGGTATGATCACTTTCCTTGATACTCCTGGACACGCGGCGTTTACCGCTATGCGTGCTCGTGGTGCTCAAGCGACAGATATCGTTGTACTTGTAGTTGCAGCAGACGATGGCGTAATGCCACAAACAATCGAAGCAATCCAGCACGCGAAAGCGGCAGGTGTTCCTCTGATTGTTGCTGTGAACAAGATCGATAAAGAGGGTGCAAACCCAGACAACGTTAAGAATGAGCTAGCTCAATACGACGTTATCCCTGAAGAATGGGGCGGTGAGAACATCTTCGTTCACATCTCTGCAAAACAGGGTACAAACATCGATGGTCTTCTAGAAGCTATCCTTCTTCAGTCTGAAGTTCTTGAGCTTACAGCGATTAAAGAAGGCATGGCATCTGGTGTTGTTGTTGAATCTCGTCTTGATAAAGGTCGCGGTCCAGTTGCAACAGTACTAGTACAGTCTGGTACTCTAAACAAAGGCGATATCGTTCTTTGTGGTCAAGAGTACGGCCGTGTTCGTGCAATGCGCGATGAAAATGGTCAAGACATTGAAACTGCAGGTCCATCTATTCCTGTAGAAATTCTAGGTCTTTCTGGCGTTCCTGCTTCAGGTGACGAAGCAACGGTTGTACGTGATGAGCGTAAAGCTCGTGAAGTTGCGAACTACCGTCAAGGTAAATTCCGTGATGTTAAACTAGCTCGTCAACAAAAAGCGAAGCTAGAGAACATGTTCGCGAACATGACGGCTGGCGAAGTTGCTGAGCTTAACGTTGTACTTAAAGCTGACGTTCAAGGTTCTGTAGAAGCTATTGCTGACTCTCTACTGAAACTGTCAACTGACGAAGTTAAAGTGAACATCGTAGGTTCTGGTGTTGGTGGTATTACTGAAACTGATGCAACTCTTGCAGCAGCTTCTAACGCTATCATCCTTGGTTTCAACGTTCGTGCTGACGCAACTGCGCGTGGTACTGTTCAGAATGAAAACCTAGATCTACGTTACTACTCAATCATCTACCAACTGATCGACGAAGTGAAACAGGCGATGGGCGGTATGCTTGCTCCTGAATTCCGTCAAGAAATCATTGGTCTTGCTCAAGTTCGTGACGTGTTCAAGTCACCTAAGATCGGCGCAATCGCTGGTTGTATCGTGACTGAAGGTATCATTAAGCGTAACAACCCAATCCGCGTTCTTCGTGAAAACGTTGTTATCTACGAAGGTGAACTTGAGTCACTTCGTCGCTTTAAAGATGACGTACAAGAAGTTAAGAATGGTTACGAGTGTGGTGTTGGCGTTAAGAACTACAACGACGTTCGCGTTGGTGACCAGATCGAAGTATTCGAAATCGTTGAGGTTCAACGTACTCTAGACTAA
- the rbfA gene encoding 30S ribosome-binding factor RbfA yields MSKEFSRTQRVSQQLQKELALILQREVRDSRIGMVTISDVEVSRDLAYAKVFVTFLCIGEQTPQSCLAALKEHEVPVRMALGKRIRHRLTPEVRFTYDNTLVEGMRMSNLVSEVLSDDKRKQEEAGRTDETQSKDEE; encoded by the coding sequence ATGTCAAAAGAATTTAGCCGCACACAACGTGTGTCTCAGCAGCTTCAAAAAGAGCTAGCACTTATCTTACAACGTGAAGTTCGTGACTCACGCATTGGTATGGTAACTATCTCAGACGTGGAAGTGTCTCGTGATCTTGCATACGCAAAAGTGTTTGTGACTTTCCTATGTATCGGTGAGCAAACACCTCAATCATGTCTTGCTGCTCTTAAAGAGCATGAAGTACCAGTTCGTATGGCTCTTGGTAAGCGTATTCGTCACCGCCTAACGCCTGAGGTTCGTTTTACTTATGACAACACTTTGGTAGAAGGCATGCGTATGTCTAACCTAGTAAGCGAAGTACTAAGCGACGACAAGCGTAAGCAAGAAGAAGCAGGCCGTACTGACGAAACTCAGTCTAAGGACGAAGAGTAA
- the truB gene encoding tRNA pseudouridine(55) synthase TruB produces MARRRKGRPINGVILLDKPTGISSNDALQKVKRIYFAEKAGHTGALDPLATGMLPICLGEATKFSQFLLDSDKRYVVIAKLGERTNTSDSDGEVVETRDINVTQEQLERCIASFKGETDQIPSMFSALKYQGKPLYEYARAGIEVPRESRKITVYSIELLRFEGDEVEMEVHCSKGTYIRTITDDLGEMLGCGAHVTMLRRTGVAKYPYERMVTLEQLNEILEQAQEQEIAPKELLDPLLMAMDTAVEDLPEVNLNAELTDLVQHGMPVQVSGAPTEGTVRMTSGEEKLFVGVAHIADDGRVAPKRLVVFRDEEPQA; encoded by the coding sequence ATGGCTCGCCGTCGTAAAGGTCGCCCTATAAATGGGGTAATTTTATTAGATAAGCCTACGGGCATTTCATCTAATGATGCACTGCAAAAAGTAAAACGTATTTACTTTGCAGAGAAGGCTGGGCACACCGGTGCTCTGGATCCTCTTGCGACTGGCATGCTGCCAATTTGTCTTGGTGAAGCAACGAAGTTTTCTCAGTTTCTATTGGATTCTGATAAGCGCTACGTTGTGATCGCGAAGCTTGGTGAGCGTACCAACACCTCTGACTCTGATGGTGAAGTGGTTGAAACGCGTGATATTAATGTGACTCAAGAACAACTTGAACGCTGCATTGCAAGCTTCAAAGGTGAAACGGATCAGATTCCATCAATGTTCTCTGCATTGAAGTATCAAGGTAAACCTTTGTATGAATATGCACGTGCAGGTATCGAGGTTCCTCGTGAGTCTCGCAAGATCACCGTGTATTCTATTGAGCTACTTCGCTTTGAAGGTGATGAAGTTGAGATGGAAGTACATTGTTCTAAAGGTACCTACATTCGCACAATCACTGACGATCTTGGTGAAATGCTTGGCTGTGGTGCTCACGTTACCATGCTTCGTCGTACTGGCGTTGCAAAGTATCCATACGAGCGTATGGTCACTTTAGAGCAACTAAATGAGATCTTAGAACAAGCACAGGAGCAAGAAATTGCGCCTAAAGAGTTGCTTGATCCTCTGCTTATGGCAATGGATACCGCAGTGGAAGATCTACCGGAAGTTAATCTGAATGCGGAACTGACTGACCTAGTTCAGCACGGTATGCCAGTTCAGGTTTCTGGTGCTCCAACTGAAGGTACGGTTCGCATGACAAGTGGTGAAGAAAAGCTGTTTGTTGGTGTTGCTCATATTGCTGATGATGGCCGTGTCGCACCTAAGCGTTTGGTTGTTTTCAGAGATGAAGAACCACAAGCTTAG